One genomic region from Pempheris klunzingeri isolate RE-2024b chromosome 4, fPemKlu1.hap1, whole genome shotgun sequence encodes:
- the LOC139200132 gene encoding extracellular calcium-sensing receptor-like produces MSWFPQLLAQWSSSALMLLFLSVVGRWIGLEETQAMVCSRWSALTNRSLYQDGDVIIGGLFSLYYTPSAVEQSFTERPNYEPCTSLDPEALKYAHAMAFAVKEINHNSNLLPGVKLGYRILDSCARYPWALQVALSLVGGEARSCNSTASEQSEKTAAGGQSVPLLIGTSASPTSILLSRILGPLSVPMISYFASCPCLSDRPKFPNFFRTIPSDIYQARAMAQLAIRFRWTWTGAVIVNNDYGHLAIQTFQEEIQGKGVCLEFIETVHRATIVSDARRAALTIQASTARVILIFCWYTDVKKLLLELAKRNVTDRQFLASEAWSTSNNLLQDLTISKVASGVIGVAIRSSTMPGFERYLRSLHPIHRPDDEFLRDFWEKEFGCSPGSTQSHAAPLSSYFSVHSSNVPANRSLQKASLPPCSGTESLEGVQHHFTDTSQLRVAYNVYLAVYAAAHALHSLLSCLDRDGSLRNNISTCSSPKYIKPIELLQHLNKVNFTTPQGDVFYFQGADIPAKYDLVNWQSTPEGRQKLVLVGRVDGFDLHLNESAIQWSTGSNQVPVSVCSESCSPGTRMANRKGEPLCCFDCIPCAEGAISNKTGSLQCELCPSDFWSNDERTACVPRQLDFLSFNETLGITLTTAAVSGAVVTTAVFVVFLCYRQTPMVRANNSELSFLLLLSLALCFLCSLVFIGRPSVWSCRFQQAAFGISFVLCVSCLLVKTVVVLVVFRSARPGAEGLMKWFGPSQQRGSVCLFTCIQIIICAVWLSLSPPVPQRDLGFQGSKVTLECAMPSVVGFSLVLGYIGLLACTCLLLAFLARKLPDNFNEAKLITFSMLIFCAVWVAFVPAYISSPGKYVVAVEIFAILASSYGLLLCIFAPKCFIILLRPEKNTKKHLMAR; encoded by the exons ATGTCCTGGTTCCCCCAGCTCCTCGCTCAGTGGTCCTCGTCAGCCCTCATGCTGCTCTTTCTCAGTGTCGTGGGCAGATGGATTGGGCTGGAGGAGACTCAGGCGATGGTGTGCTCCCGGTGGAGTGCACTGACCAACAGGAGCCTCTACCAGGATGGAGATGTGATTATTGGAGGACTGTTTAGTCTGTATTACACACCTTCAGCTGTTGAGCAGAGCTTCACCGAGCGACCAAATTATGAACCTTGCACAAG TTTAGATCCAGAGGCATTAAAGTATGCACATGCCATGGCGTTTGCAGTGAAGGAAATCAATCATAACAGCAACCTACTGCCAGGAGTGAAGCTGGGCTACCGTATCCTTGATAGCTGTGCCCGATACCCCTGGGCTCTGCAAGTTGCACTGTCGCTGGTCGGAGGAGAGGCACGCAGCTGCAATTCAACAGCCTCTGAGCAATCTGAAAAGACAGCAG CAGGTGGTCAGTCTGTTCCTTTGCTCATTGGTACTTCTGCGTCTCCAACAAGCATATTATTGTCCAGGATCCTGGGACCTCTTTCTGTGCCAATG ATCAGCTACTTTGCTAGCTGCCCCTGTCTTAGTGACAGACCCAAGTTTCCTAACTTCTTCAGAACAATCCCCAGTGATATTTACCAAGCCAGGGCCATGGCACAACTGGCAATACGCTTCCGCTGGACGTGGACTGGAGCAGTGATAGTAAATAATGATTATGGTCATCTGGCAATACAG acatttcaggAGGAAATTCAGGGGAAAGGAGTTTGTTTGGAATTCATAGAGACTGTCCATAGAGCAACTATTGTGAGTGATGCCAGACGAGCAGCACTCACAATTCAAGCTTCGACTGCAAGGGTGATTCTGATCTTTTGCTGGTATACAGATGTAAAGAAACTGCTTCTAGAGCTGGCCAAGAGAAAT gtgactgacagacagtttCTTGCCAGTGAGGCTTGGAGCACCAGTAATAATCTTCTCCAAGATCTCACCATCTCTAAAGTGGCAAGTGGTGTTATTGGTGTTGCTATTCGGAGTTCAACAATGCCTGGTTTTGAAAGATATCTCAGAAGTTTGCACCCAATTCATCGTCCTGATGATGAATTCTTACGAGACTTCTGGGAAAAGGAGTTTGGATGCAGTCCTGGATCTACACAATCACATGCAGCACCTCTCTCTTCGTATTTCTCTGTCCACTCGTCAAATGTTCCTGCCAATAGATCTCTTCAGAAAGCTTCACTACCACCCTGCAGCGGGACAGAGTCCCTGGAGGGAGTGCAACATCACTTTACTGACACCTCCCAGCTAAGAGTGGCATATAATGTCTACCTTGCGGTTTATGCTGCAGCCCACGCACTTCACAGCCTTCTCTCCTGCCTTGACAGAGATGGCTCTTTAAGAAACAACATCTCCACTTGCTCCTCTCCAAAATACATCAAACCTATAGAG ctgctgcagcacttgAACAAAGTGAACTTCACCACACCACAAGGggatgtgttttatttccaaGGTGCCGACATTCCAGCAAAGTACGACCTCGTCAACTGGCAGAGCACCCCTGAGGGGCGACAAAAACTTGTGTTGGTTGGTCGTGTGGACGGGTTTGACCTCCACCTTAACGAGTCAGCTATTCAGTGGAGCACAGGATCCAATCAG GTGCCTGTTTCAGTGTGCAGCGAGAGCTGCTCCCCAGGTACCCGAATGGCCAACAGGAAAGGAGAACCTCTCTGCTGCTTCGATTGTATCCCATGTGCTGAAGGAGCAATTAGCAATAAAACAG gctctCTTCAATGTGAGCTTTGTCCATCTGATTTCTGGTCCAACGATGAACGAACTGCCTGTGTCCCTCGCCAGCTAGACTTCCTTTCCTTTAATGAAACTCTGGGCATTACTCTGACTACAGCAGCTGTGTCTGGTGCCGTAGTGacaacagctgtgtttgtggtgttcCTTTGCTACCGTCAGACACCTATG GTGCGAGCCAACAATTCAGAACTGAGCTTCCTGCTTCTTCTGTCGCTGGCGCTCTGCTTCCTGTGCTCACTGGTGTTCATCGGTCGTCCATCAGTCTGGTCTTGTCGGTTCCAGCAAGCAGCTTTTGGGATCAGTTTTGTACTTTGTGTCTCTTGCCTCCTGGTCAAAACCGTAGTGGTTCTTGTTGTTTTTCGCTCAGCTCGGCCTGGTGCTGAAGGCTTGATGAAGTGGTTTGGTCCTAGTCAACAAAGGGGAAGTGTCTGCCTCTTTACCTGTATACAG ATTATCATCTGTGCTGTATGGCTGTCCCTCAGTCCCCCAGTGCCTCAACGTGATCTGGGTTTTcaagggtcaaaggtcaccctGGAGTGTGCCATGCCCTCTGTGGTTGGCTTCTCTCTGGTTCTGGGCTACATTGGTCTGCTGGCCTGCACCTGTCTCCTCTTGGCCTTCCTTGCTCGGAAACTCCCTGATAATTTCAACGAGGCCAAACTGATCACCTTCAGCATGTTGATCTTCTGTGCTGTTTGGGTGGCCTTTGTCCCTGCTTACATTAGCTCTCCTGGGAAGTATGTTGTTGCTGTGGAAATTTTTGCAATTTTGGCGTCTAGCTATGGTTTACTACTCTGCATTTTTGCCCCCAAATGTTTCATCATTCTTTTAAGGCCTGAAAAAAACACTAAGAAACACCTGATGGCCAGGTAG
- the LOC139199548 gene encoding extracellular calcium-sensing receptor-like, whose translation MSWFTWLFTMWPPSAPSLLLVGLVGRQLGLRVGLQVVQTVTCSQWGTPSDQGLFQDGDVVIGGLFSLHYNPPAIDHDYTELPHYESCTGLENLPLQYIYAMMFALEEINHSTTLLPGVKLGYHIRDSCALHPWAMQAALSMVGGDSTSCYSAAPPDYSTGYRGEIRQRKGGQSVPLIIGGASSIAAKILCRILGPLSVPLVSYTSSCPCLSDRRQFPNFFRTIPSDIYQARAIAQIAIQFNWTWIGAVVANNDYGHVAVKVFQEETRGKGVCLAFVETLQRQNIVNDARRSALTIQASTARVILIFSWYTDVRELFLQLAKINVTDRQFLASEAWSTSGNLLQNLVTSKVASGVLGVAIRSSPIPGFESYLRSLHPSNHPDDGFLREFWEKEFGCTPGATPLSSYASSSPVRANRLLQKVSLPPCNGTESLRGVQNLFTDTSQLRVTYNVYLAVYAAAHALHSLLSCPDKESPPGNNSSTCSFPKHIKHIELLQHLNDLNFTTPQGERLYFEGADIPAKYDLVNWQSTPEGPLKLVLVGRVDGFDLRLNETAIQWSTGSNQVPMSVCSESCPPGTRKAERKGEPLCCFDCIPCADGEISNKTGSLHCELCPSEFWSNDEQTACVPRQLDFLSFNETLGITLTTVAVSGAAVTTVVFVVFLCYRQTPMVRANNSELSFLLLLSLKLCFLCSLVFIGRPAVWSCRFQQAAFGISFVLCVSCLQVKTIVVLAAFRSARPGAEALMKWFGPRQQRGSVCLFTCIQVIICIIWLSLSPPVPQADLDIPGLKVTLKCAMPSVVGFSLVLGYIGLLACTCLLLAFLARKLPDNFNEAKLITFSMLIFCAVWVAFVPAYISSPGKYTVAVEIFAILASSYGLLFCIFAPKCFIILLRPEKNTKKYLMSR comes from the exons ATGTCTTGGTTCACCTGGCTCTTCACAATGTGGCCCCCCTCAGCTCCATCCCTGCTCCTTGTGGGGCTTGTGGGCAGACAGCTGGGGCTCAGGGTGGGACTGCAGGTGGTTCAGACAGTGACTTGTTCTCAGTGGGGTACACCGAGTGACCAGGGTCTGTTCCAGGATGGAGATGTAGTCATTGGAGGGCTCTTTAGTCTTCATTACAATCCTCCAGCTATAGACCACGACTACACTGAGCTGCCGCACTATGAATCTTGCACTGG TTTGGAAAATCTTCCATTACAGTACATATATGCTATGATGTTTGCGTTGGAGGAAATCAATCATAGTACAACCTTACTACCAGGTGTGAAGCTGGGCTACCATATTCGTGATAGCTGTGCCCTGCACCCTTGGGCTATGCAGGCAGCACTGTCAATGGTTGGAGGAGATAGCACCAGCTGTTATTCAGCAGCCCCACCAGACTACTCTACTGGGTACAGAGGAGaaatcagacaaagaaaag GTGGTCAGTCTGTTCCTTTGATCATTGGTGGTGCCTCATCTATAGCAGCCAAGATACTCTGCAGAATCCTGGGGCCACTCTCAGTACCTTTA gTGAGCTATACGTCTAGCTGTCCCTGTCTGAGTGACAGGCGCCAATTTCCAAACTTCTTCAGGACCATCCCCAGTGATATTTACCAAGCCAGAGCCATTGCCCAGATTGCCATACAGTTCAACTGGACCTGGATTGGAGCAGTGGTAGCAAACAATGATTATGGCCATGTGGCAGTGAAG GTGTTTCAGGAGGAGACTCGGGGAAAAGGGGTGTGTCTGGCATTTGTAGAGACTCTCCAAAGGCAAAACATTGTAAATGATGCCAGACGTTCAGCACTCACTATTCAGGCCTCAACAGCAAGAGTGATTCTGATCTTTTCCTGGTACACAGATGTGAGGGAACTTTTCCTGCAACTAGCCAAGATAAAT gtgactgacagacagtttCTGGCCAGTGAGGCGTGGAGCACCAGTGGTAATCTTCTCCAAAATCTTGTCACAAGTAAAGTGGCAAGTGGTGTTCTTGGTGTGGCCATTCGAAGTTCACCTATACCTGGATTTGAAAGTTATCTCAGAAGTTTGCATCCATCTAATCATCCAGACGATGGGTTCTTGAGAGAATTCTGGGAAAAAGAGTTTGGTTGTACTCCCGGGGCCACACCTCTGTCTTCATATGCCTCCTCATCACCAGTTCGTGCTAACAGGCTGCTTCAAAAGGTCTCCCTACCACCCTGCAATGGGACAGAGTCCCTGAGGGGAGTGCAGAATCTCTTCACTGACACCTCCCAGTTGAGGGTGACATATAATGTCTATCTTGCTGTTTATGCTGCAGCCCACGCCCTTCACAGCCTTCTCTCCTGCCCAGACAAAGAGAGTCCTCCTGGCAACAACAGCTCCACCTGTTCCTTTCCAAAACATATCAAACACATAGAG CTGTTGCAGCACTTGAACGACTTGAACTTCACCACACCACAGGGTGAAAGGTTATATTTCGAAGGAGCTGATATTCCAGCAAAGTACGACCTTGTTAACTGGCAGAGCACCCCTGAGGGGCCGCTCAAACTTGTGTTGGTTGGTCGTGTGGACGGGTTTGACCTCCGTCTTAATGAGACAGCTATTCAGTGGAGCACAGGATCCAATCAG GTGCCCATGTCAGTGTGCAGTGAGAGCTGTCCCCCGGGCAccagaaaggcagagaggaaaggagaacctctgtgctgctttgaCTGTATCCCATGTGCAGATGGGGAGATTAGCAATAAAACTG GCTCTCTTCACTGTGAGCTCTGTCCATCTGAGTTCTGGTCCAATGATGAACAAACTGCCTGCGTTCCTCGCCAGCTAGACTTCCTTTCCTTTAACGAAACTCTGGGCATTACACTGACTACAGTCGCTGTGTCTGGCGCTGCAGTAACAACGGTTGTGTTTGTAGTGTTTCTTTGCTACCGTCAAACACCTATG GTGCGAGCCAACAACTCAGAACTGAGCTTCCTGCTTCTTCTGTCGCTGAAGCTCTGCTTCCTGTGCTCACTGGTGTTCATCGGCCGTCCAGCAGTCTGGTCTTGTCGGTTCCAGCAAGCAGCTTTTGGGATCAGTTTCGTACTTTGTGTTTCCTGCCTCCAAGTCAAGACCATAGTGGTTCTGGCAGCGTTCCGCTCAGCTCGGCCTGGTGCTGAAGCGTTGATGAAGTGGTTTGGTCCTCGCCAACAGAGGGGAAGTGTCTGCCTCTTTACCTGTATACAG GTTATCATCTGTATTATTTGGCTGTCGCTTAGCCCTCCAGTGCCTCAAGCTGACTTGGATATCCCAGGGTTAAAGGTCACTTTGAAGTGTGCCATGCCCTCTGTGGTTGGCTTCTCTCTGGTTCTGGGCTACATTGGTCTGCTGGCCTGCACCTGTCTCCTCTTGGCCTTCCTTGCTCGGAAACTCCCTGATAATTTCAATGAAGCCAAACTGATCACCTTCAGCATGTTGATCTTCTGTGCTGTTTGGGTGGCTTTCGTTCCTGCTTACATTAGCTCTCCTGGGAAATACACTGTTGCTGTAGAAATATTTGCAATTTTGGCATCTAGCTACGGTTTGCTTTTCTGTATCTTTGCTCCAAAGTGCTTCATCATTCTTTTGAGGCCGGAGAAAAACACTAAGAAATACTTGATGAGCAGGTAG
- the LOC139199549 gene encoding extracellular calcium-sensing receptor-like: MSWFTWLFTLWPPSAPSLLLVGLVGRQLGLRVGLQVVQTVTCSQWGTPSDQGLFQDGDVVIGGLFSLHYNPPAIDHDYTELPHYEPCTGLERVPLQNVYAMVFAVEEINNSTTLLPGVKLGYRIFDSCGRPPWALQAALSLVGGDSSRCNLTDPPDYSAGNGEEVRKRRGDHPVPLIIGGASSITGKILSRILGPLSVPLISYLSSCPCLSDRHQFPNFFRTIPSDIYQARAFAQLAVQFNWTWIGAVVANSNYGHMAVKIFQEETQGKGVCLAFVETLQRQNIVNDARRAALTIQASTARVILIFSWYTDVRELFLQLAKINVTDRQFLASEAWSTSADLLQNLVTSKVASGVLGVAIRSSPIPGFESYLRSLHPFRHSDDGFLREFWEAEFRCSPGATLPFSHSSSFLNSKASLPPCSGTESLKGVQNLFTDTSQLRVAYNVYLAVYAAAHALHSLLSCSDKDSPPGNNSSTCSSLKPIKPIELLQRLNNLNFTTPQGERLYFEGADIPAKYDLVNWQSTPEGPQQLVLVGRVDGFYLRLNETAIQWSTGSNQVPMSVCSESCPPGTRKAERKGEPLCCFDCIPCADGEISNKTGSLHCELCPSDFWSNDERTACVPRQLDFLSFNETLGITLTTAAVSGAVVTTAVFVVFLCYRQTPMVRANNSELSFLLLLSLKLCFLCSLVFIGRPAVWSCRFQQAAFGISFVLCVSCLQVKTIVVLAAFRSARPGAEGLIRWFGPRQQRGSVCLLTCIQIIICAVWLSLSPPVPRRNLGFQGSKVTLECAMPSVVGFSLVLGYIGLLACTCLLLAFLARKLPDNFNEAKLITFSMLIFCAVWVAFVPAYISSPGKYTVAVEIFAILASSYGLLFCIFAPKCFIILLRPEKNTKKQLLAK, from the exons ATGTCTTGGTTCACCTGGCTCTTCACTCTGTGGCCCCCCTCAGCTCCATCCCTGCTCCTTGTGGGGCTTGTGGGCAGACAGCTGGGGCTCAGGGTGGGACTGCAGGTGGTTCAGACAGTGACTTGTTCTCAGTGGGGTACACCGAGTGACCAGGGTCTGTTCCAGGATGGAGATGTAGTCATTGGAGGGCTCTTTAGTCTTCATTACAATCCTCCAGCTATAGACCACGACTACACTGAGCTCCCGCACTACGAACCTTGCACTGG TTTAGAACGTGTTCCATTGCAAAATGTATATGCTATGGTGTTTGCAGTGGAGGAAATCAATAATAGTACAACACTGCTGCCAGGTGTGAAGCTGGGGTACCGTATTTTTGATAGCTGTGGCCGACCACCATGGGCTCTCCAGGCAGCGCTGTCACTGGTTggaggagacagcagcagatgtaatTTAACAGACCCTCCAGATTATTCTGCTGGGAATGGAGAGGAAGTCAGAAAAAGGAGAG GCGACCACCCTGTTCCCTTAATTATCGGTGGTGCTTCATCCATAACAGGCAAGATCCTCTCCAGAATCCTGGGGCCACTCTCTGTACCttta ATTAGCTACTTGTCGAGTTGCCCCTGTCTAAGTGACAGGCACCAGTTTCCAAACTTCTTCAGGACCATCCCCAGTGATATTTACCAAGCCAGAGCCTTTGCTCAGCTTGCTGTACAGTTCAACTGGACCTGGATTGGTGCAGTGGTGGCAAACAGTAATTATGGCCACATGGCAGTGAAG ATATTTCAGGAGGAGACTCAGGGAAAAGGGGTGTGTCTGGCATTTGTAGAGACTCTCCAAAGGCAAAACATTGTGAATGATGCCAGACGTGCAGCACTCACTATTCAGGCCTCAACAGCAAGAGTGATTCTGATCTTTTCCTGGTACACAGATGTGAGGGAACTTTTCCTGCAACTAGCCAAGATAAAT gtgactgacagacagtttCTGGCCAGTGAGGCGTGGAGCACCAGTGCTGATCTTCTGCAAAATCTTGTCACAAGTAAAGTGGCAAGTGGTGTTCTCGGTGTGGCCATTCGAAGTTCACCTATACCTGGATTTGAAAGCTATCTCAGAAGTTTGCATCCATTTCGTCATTCAGACGATGGGTTCTTGAGGGAATTCTGGGAAGCTGAGTTCAGATGCAGTCCTGGGGCCACACTTCCTTTTTCACATTCCTCTTCATTCCTCAATTCT AAAGCTTCACTACCACCCTGCAGTGGGACAGAGTCCTTGAAGGGAGTGCAGAATCTCTTCACTGACACCTCCCAGCTAAGAGTGGCATACAATGTCTACCTTGCTGTTTATGCTGCCGCCCACGCCCTTCACagccttctctcctgctctgacAAAGACAGTCCTCCTGGAAACAACAGCTCCACCTGTTCTTCTTTAAAACCCATCAAACCCATCGAG CTGTTGCAGCGCTTGAACAACTTGAACTTCACCACACCACAGGGTGAAAGGTTATACTTTGAAGGAGCTGATATTCCAGCAAAGTATGACCTTGTCAACTGGCAGAGCACCCCTGAGGGGCCACAACAACTTGTGTTGGTTGGTCGTGTGGATGGATTTTACCTCCGTCTTAATGAGACAGCTATTCAGTGGAGCACAGGATCCAATCAG GTGCCCATGTCAGTGTGCAGTGAGAGCTGTCCCCCGGGCAccagaaaggcagagaggaaaggagaacctctgtgctgctttgaCTGTATCCCATGTGCAGATGGGGAGATTAGCAACAAAACTG GCTCTCTTCACTGTGAGCTCTGTCCATCTGATTTCTGGTCCAATGATGAACGAACTGCCTGTGTCCCTCGCCAGCTGGACTTCCTTTCCTTTAATGAAACTCTGGGCATTACTCTGACTACAGCAGCTGTGTCTGGTGCCGTAGTGacaacagctgtgtttgtggtgttcCTTTGCTACCGTCAGACACCTATG GTGCGAGCCAACAATTCAGAACTGAGCTTTTTGCTTCTTCTGTCGCTGAAGCTCTGCTTCCTGTGCTCACTGGTGTTCATCGGCCGTCCAGCAGTCTGGTCTTGTCGGTTCCAGCAAGCAGCTTTTGGGATCAgttttgtactttgtgtttcttGCCTCCAAGTCAAGACCATAGTGGTTCTGGCAGCGTTCCGCTCAGCTCGGCCTGGTGCTGAAGGCTTGATTAGGTGGTTTGGTCCTCGCCAACAGAGGGGAAGTGTCTGCCTTCTCACTTGCATACAG ATTATCATCTGTGCCGTATGGCTGTCCCTCAGTCCCCCCGTGCCTCGACGTAATCTGGGTTTTcaagggtcaaaggtcaccctGGAGTGTGCCATGCCCTCTGTGGTTGGCTTCTCTCTGGTTCTGGGCTACATTGGTCTGCTGGCCTGCACCTGTCTCCTCTTGGCCTTCCTTGCTCGGAAACTCCCTGATAATTTCAATGAGGCCAAACTGATCACCTTCAGCATGTTGATCTTCTGTGCTGTTTGGGTGGCTTTTGTCCCTGCTTACATTAGCTCTCCTGGGAAATACACTGTTGCTGTGGAGATCTTTGCAATCCTGGCATCTAGCTACGGTTTATTGTTCTGCATTTTTGCACCGAAGTGTTTCATCATTCTTTTGAGGCCAGAGAAAAACACTAAGAAGCAGCTGCTGGCCAAGTAG